The genomic stretch TAACGAAACTGTACAAATCATAGAAATAGATGATGGTCTTGATGGAGAAActattttcctttatatattcCTCGCTGCATGCATTATACTAGCCCTTGTAGGAGGTCAACAATTGTTATCATCTTTGGGACGCAAATCACGCTCTTCTACTACTCGTAAAACAGCAGTAGAAATGGGCACATCTAATCCTAATAATGTAGATTACGATTGGTTGCCAAAGGAAGTTCTCAACAGAATCAGTAAGTGATGAATTAATAGCAAGCTCATAAGCATTTATTCATatcaatttgaattaaaatcagagttaaatagtttttcaataaattattcctaAGTTTTTATCCAAtgcataaagataattttccaaaaatatagaaatattagaaatccTGAAACTACACTTAGCAGTAACTTAATgattttaagtaatattttaaaatttaattgaatttttaataaacaatacaaatttaacatttttttgtttttccatgttatcaaatatcaaaaatatatcaaaaaatgttatcaaattatactattatataaatcctcaattaatatgataaatttcttgATTAATTACTATACCAgttaaattgcaatataaaaatatttgttatttgtatatagaGATTACAgaacacaaaaatttaaatcaatccTGTACTTTTGTTTCAGATAAATCTCCTAGAACTCCAAAGCAAAGTCCAAGGCAAAGAAAAGCAAAGAGAACAGCTGGTTCTGACGACTGaacgttatatattaatatttatatatgtacattatttaaaattgatacagAAAAATCTGCATTGCGCaagataattgcaataattttttaataataatttaagattccAAAATTCCAAAATTCTAGTGAAACAAATTGTgtgaataagaaatatttagttccaataattaatatataaaatgtatacagTTTTTCAACAAATATGTTTCATTGGGCAATATTATGGAAAAAGCCATTTGGTtgcattttgtaatataaaacttagGTACatgtatgtttaatatttctatagagacaatagtatataatgatactcaataatttgtttttgcacaaaatcCACATATAGAGAGTTGTATTGTACTTAGCAAAGTTACATTTTCTCTCAGATTCATTAATTGCccatttttttgtgatttcCACAAATGCGTgcatgtgataaaaataaagttgtaatctgtaattattctgtaattctgtaattataataatatgcaaacatttaataaaaaatcaattttgtacaaaaataacctataaatttatttaatattaaaaaaaaacttttcactgtacatacattttatgttaaaatttgttcttatttattgaaatattgtattaagatgcaacacatgtatatatgtgtgaaacCCAatgatttctattattttaatagaaaaagctttaaatctcattttagacctagataaatttttaaaataggatcttcatttttatctttaatatattttatctttatctcaaaattatctGAACAGAACATTCTAGTATACTGTAATACTTTGTAATGTTTTTCACGATATAACCTATACGCACGTAAGTCGAATGCCGTATGTACACGTAACCTAAGAAATCTGTCGTGAAACATCATATACTCCGGTGTGATTATACGTCATTCGCTGACAGTAGTTTCAACTATCGTACtttgtatcttaatttaaaagtaacatTAGAGGACACGTTAAAATGTCAGACGTGAGAGACTGGTATAAAACCTTGccgatatttacaaaatactgGTTAACTTGTACCCTCGTCTTGACGTTACTCGGCAGATTCGGATTTTTGAGTCCGCACTTGCTGATACTGTGGCCGGATCggtttctaaataatttcgaaatctGGCGAGCGGTGACAAGCGTCTTCTATTATCCGCTTAACCCGGCGTCGGGTTTTCATTTCTTGATCAACTGCTACTTCTTGTACAATTATTCGTTGAGGTTAGAGCGCGGGGAATACGATGGCAAACCCGCAGATTATTGCTTTCTCCTGCTGTTCAATTGGATATGCTGCGTCATCATCGGACTTATCGGTGATTTTTCCCTGCTCATGGATCCTATGGTGCTCAGTGTGTTATATGTATGGTGTCAGCTGAATAAGGATGCTATCGTAAACTTCTGGTTTGGTATGTTTACTCTTTTTCATACTATTATTTACTTATGAAGTGTGCATTGAtacaatttaagattttagcatataaaacatattacatTGGCTAACATAAATGAATCTGTTGACAGGTACACAATTCAAAGCCATGTATCTGCCATGGGTCTTGTTTGGATTTAATTTGATCATCTCTGGCGGTGGAATGATGGAGTTATTTGGCATTCTAGTTGGACATCTGTATGTCTTCTTGAAATTTAAGTATCCTCAAGAACTCGGTGGTCCAGAATTACTCAACACTCCAAAGATACTTGAAAGTTACTTTCCCCCTCAAAGAAGTGGTGTTCAATCATTTGGAAGTGCACCGATATACAGGCCAGCTGGAC from Cataglyphis hispanica isolate Lineage 1 chromosome 3, ULB_Chis1_1.0, whole genome shotgun sequence encodes the following:
- the LOC126859480 gene encoding derlin-1, whose amino-acid sequence is MSDVRDWYKTLPIFTKYWLTCTLVLTLLGRFGFLSPHLLILWPDRFLNNFEIWRAVTSVFYYPLNPASGFHFLINCYFLYNYSLRLERGEYDGKPADYCFLLLFNWICCVIIGLIGDFSLLMDPMVLSVLYVWCQLNKDAIVNFWFGTQFKAMYLPWVLFGFNLIISGGGMMELFGILVGHLYVFLKFKYPQELGGPELLNTPKILESYFPPQRSGVQSFGSAPIYRPAGQPNAQGRNIFGGHNWGRGHVLGQ